One stretch of Centroberyx gerrardi isolate f3 chromosome 13, fCenGer3.hap1.cur.20231027, whole genome shotgun sequence DNA includes these proteins:
- the LOC139917676 gene encoding heterogeneous nuclear ribonucleoprotein C-like codes for MDRSPTTSSLMASNVTNKTDPRSLNSRVFIGNLNTLLVTKADVEAIFTKYGKIVGCSVHKGFAFVQYANERNARSAVAGEDGRMIVGQVLDINLAGEPKPHRSKTTKRSAGDMYSSSSFDLDYDFQRDYYDRVYSYPSRVPPPPPPLSRAVIPSKRPRVSISGGGGSRRTKTSFSSSSKSSQRTSSSRTMKVDELQTIKRELSQIKSKVDYLLESLERMEKDHSKKSEAKSLKAEPGEVTSPQHPSTKKDEGIKRERESQEMNDSEEEEEDEEEDEGDLLEEEEVKSQEREDEEEEEEEEGEHVDGDDDVDSVNGEEDS; via the exons ATGGA TCGTTCACCCACCACCTCCAGCCTGATGGCCAGCAACGTCACCAATAAGACCGACCCGCGCTCCCTCAACTCCCGGGTCTTCATCGGCAACCTCAACACCCTGCTGGTCACCAAGGCCGACGTGGAGGCCATCTTCACCAAGTACGGCAAGATCGTGGGCTGCTCCGTCCACAAGGGCTTCGCCTTCGTTCAGTACGCCAACGAGAGGAACGCCCGCTCTGCCGTCGCCGGGGAGGACGGGCGCATGATCGTCGGACAAGTGCTCG ACATCAACCTGGCTGGAGAACCCAAACCACACAGGTCTAAGACCACCAAGCGCTCAGCCGGAGACATGTACAG cagtTCCTCATTTGACCTCGACTATGACTTTCAGAGAGATTACTACGACAG AGTGTACTCGTACCCGTCCCgcgtcccccctccccctccccccctgtcGCGGGCCGTGATCCCCTCCAAGCGCCCGCGGGTCAGCATCAGCGGTGGAGGAGGCAGCCGGCGCACCAAGACcagcttctcctcttcctccaagaGCAGCCAGAGGACCTCGTCGTCCAGAACGA tgaaaGTGGACGAGCTGCAGACCATCAAGCGGGAACTGTCCCAGATTAAAAGCAAGGTGGATTATCTGCTGGAGAGCCTGGAGCGCATGGAGaaggaccacagcaagaagtcAG AGGCGAAGAGTTTGAAGGCGGAGCCAGGAGAGGTGACGTCGCCCCAGCACCCCAGCACCAAGAAGGACgaggggataaagagagagagggagagccagGAGATGAACGActcagaagaggaggaggaggatgaggaagaagacGAGGGAgacctgctggaggaggaggag GTGAAGAGTCAAGAGcgggaggacgaggaggaagaggaggaggaggaaggggaacaCGTGGACGGAGACGATGACGTTGACAGTGTGAACGGCGAAGAGGACTcctag